In the genome of Rhodocyclaceae bacterium, the window GCGAATTTCTGGGCGACCTGGTGCGTCCCGTGTCGCGAAGAGATGCCGCACTTCGTCAAGATGCAGGACCAGTACGGTAAGCGGGGGCTCACTTTTGTCGGCATTGCCATCGACAAGCCGGAGCGGGTCAGCCGCTTCGCAGCCGAGATCGGCGTGAACTATCCGCTGCTGGTCGGCGACATGTCGGTCTTCGACCTTGCGCGCAAGGCGGGAAACCAGGGCGATCTGCTGCCCTACACCGTCGTATTCGACCGCACCGGGAAGATCGTCGCCAGACGGGCTGGCATCTACACGGAAGCCACGCTCGCGCCGATCATCGAAAAGCTGCTGTAGTCGGGGAATCCCCGCAGATCGCAGGAAAACTGGACAGATCCCGCTACCGGGGGCACACTGCGCGCCCATGACCAAGCCCGTGTCGTCTGCCGCGTCCCGCGCGTCGCCCGCATACCGTCCGGCACGGGGCGGCGTATCGCCGCTGCGTGCGAAATCGGTACTCGTCCTGCACGGTCCCAACCTGAACCTGCTCGGTACCCGCGAACCCGCCGTGTACGGCAGGACCACGCTGGCGGAAATCGACCGCTCGCTGGTCGACCGCGGCCAGGCGGCCGGCGTGCAGGTGGCCACGTTCCAGAGCAATCATGAAGGCGAACTGGTCGACCGTATCCAGCAGGCCGGCCGCGAGCGGGTCCACTACATCCTGATCAACGCGGGTGCCTATACGCACACCAGCGTCGCGTTGCGTGATGCGCTGTCGGGGGTCGCGATCCCGTTCATCGAAGTCCATCTGTCCAACGTGTTCGCCCGCGAGGCGTTCCGCCACCACTCGTACCTCAGCGACATCGCCGTCGGAGTGATCACCGGGCTCGGCGCGGGCAGTTACCGCGCAGCGCTCGATCACGCGATCGCGGCGCTGATTCCAGAACAATGAAGGGGTAAGCCGGATGGACCTGCGCAAGCTCAAGAAGCTGATCGACCTGGTCGAGGAGTCCGGGATCGCCGAACTCGAGATCACCGAGGGCGAAGAAAAAGTACGCATCGCACGCACGCTGCCCGGTACGCAGCCGATCGTCATGCAGCAGCCGCAGCAGATCGTCGCCGCGCCGGCGCCGGTGGCGGCCCAGCCTGCGCCGCCAGCGGCCGCGCCGGCGGCTGCACCGGACGGACACGTCGTGAAGTCGCCGATGGTCGGTACCTTCTATCGGTCGAACTCGCCCGGTGGCAAGGCTTTCGTCGACGTCGGCCAGTCGGTCGCGGCCGGCGAGGCGCTCTGCATCATCGAGGCGATGAAGCTGATGAACGAGATCGAGTCCGACGCTGCCGGGACGATCAAGGCCATCCTGGTCGAGAACGGCCAGCCGGTGGAGTACGGCGAGCCGCTGTTCGTGATCGGGTAGCCCGGGATGTTCGAGAAGATCCTGATCGCCAACCGGGGCGAGATCGCACTGCGCATCCAGCGCGCCTGCCGGGAACTCGGCGTGAAGACCGTGGCGGTGCATTCCGAAGCCGACTCGGACGCGAAGTACGTGCGTCTGGCCGACGAGTCGGTGTGCATCGGTCCGGCCTCGCCCACCCATTCTTACCTGAACATACCGGCGATCATCAGCGCGGCCGAGGTGACCGACGCCGAGGCGATCCACCCCGGCTATGGCTTCTTGTCCGAGAACGCGGATTTCGCCGAACGGGTCGAACAGAGCGGTTTCGTGTTCGTGGGGCCACGGCCGGAGACCATCCGGCTGATGGGCGACAAGGTGAACGCGAAGGCCGCGATGAAGAAGGCCGGCGTGCCGCTGGTGCCCGGGTCCGAGGGGGCGCTGCCCGAGGACGGGGTCGAGATCGTGAAGATCGCGCGGTCGGTCGGCTATCCGGTGATCATCAAGGCGGCGGGCGGCGGCGGCGGCCGCGGGATGCGCGTGGTGCATACCGAGGCGGCGTTGCTGAACGCCGTGACGATGACCCGCTCGGAGGCGAAGGCGGCCTTCGGCCAGGCCGATGTCTACCTCGAGAAGTTCCTGGAAGACCCGCGTCATGTCGAGGTGCAGGTGCTGTCCGACGAGCACGGCAATTCGGTGCACCTGGGCGACCGCGACTGCTCGATGCAGCGCCGGCACCAGAAGATCGTCGAGGAAGCGCCGGCACCGTTGATCGGCGATCGCGTCCGGGCGCGCATCTTCGACCGTTGCATCGAGGCCTGCAAGCGCATCCGCTACCGGGGCGCGGGTACGTTCGAGTTCCTGTACCAGGACGGTCAGTTCTACTTCATCGAGATGAACACCCGGGTGCAGGTCGAGCATCCGGTATCCGAGATGATCACTGGCGTGGATATCGTGCAGATGCAGATCCGCATCGCCGCCGGCGAACGGATGGGCCTGCGCCAGCGCGACATCGTGCCGAAGGGGCACGCGATCGAGTGCCGGATCAACGCCGAGGACCCCTACAGTTTCGTGCCTTCGCCCGGGCGCATCACCTTCTATCATCCGCCGGGCGGGCCGGGAATTCGCGTCGATTCCCATGTGTACAACAACTACGTGGTGCCCCCGCACTA includes:
- the accC gene encoding acetyl-CoA carboxylase biotin carboxylase subunit, with the protein product MFEKILIANRGEIALRIQRACRELGVKTVAVHSEADSDAKYVRLADESVCIGPASPTHSYLNIPAIISAAEVTDAEAIHPGYGFLSENADFAERVEQSGFVFVGPRPETIRLMGDKVNAKAAMKKAGVPLVPGSEGALPEDGVEIVKIARSVGYPVIIKAAGGGGGRGMRVVHTEAALLNAVTMTRSEAKAAFGQADVYLEKFLEDPRHVEVQVLSDEHGNSVHLGDRDCSMQRRHQKIVEEAPAPLIGDRVRARIFDRCIEACKRIRYRGAGTFEFLYQDGQFYFIEMNTRVQVEHPVSEMITGVDIVQMQIRIAAGERMGLRQRDIVPKGHAIECRINAEDPYSFVPSPGRITFYHPPGGPGIRVDSHVYNNYVVPPHYDSLIGKLIAYGDTRDQAIARMRSALSEMVVDGIRTNLPLHRDLMVDARFMQGGSNIHYLEEKVGKHRKGEAG
- a CDS encoding TlpA family protein disulfide reductase, whose translation is MTAIAAAGAGMAGGLFALRYWRDGAGRDVPGMAEAAATFFATTLPDPAGTPQAFSQWKGQVIVANFWATWCVPCREEMPHFVKMQDQYGKRGLTFVGIAIDKPERVSRFAAEIGVNYPLLVGDMSVFDLARKAGNQGDLLPYTVVFDRTGKIVARRAGIYTEATLAPIIEKLL
- the aroQ gene encoding type II 3-dehydroquinate dehydratase; translation: MTKPVSSAASRASPAYRPARGGVSPLRAKSVLVLHGPNLNLLGTREPAVYGRTTLAEIDRSLVDRGQAAGVQVATFQSNHEGELVDRIQQAGRERVHYILINAGAYTHTSVALRDALSGVAIPFIEVHLSNVFAREAFRHHSYLSDIAVGVITGLGAGSYRAALDHAIAALIPEQ
- a CDS encoding acetyl-CoA carboxylase biotin carboxyl carrier protein, giving the protein MDLRKLKKLIDLVEESGIAELEITEGEEKVRIARTLPGTQPIVMQQPQQIVAAPAPVAAQPAPPAAAPAAAPDGHVVKSPMVGTFYRSNSPGGKAFVDVGQSVAAGEALCIIEAMKLMNEIESDAAGTIKAILVENGQPVEYGEPLFVIG